The segment ATCCAGCGGGAAGCGATCTACTGGGAACACGAAGGCAACCGGGCGATTCGAGTTGGCAACGACAAACTTGTCGCCAAAGGCAAGAATGGAAAGTGGGAACTGTACGACATCGCGACAGACCGCAGCGAGCAAAACGATCTTAGCAGCAAAAATCCTGAACGCGTTGAAGAACTCGCTGCGATGTGGATGGCGTATGCAAAACGAGCCAACGTGCTACCGCTGAATCCGAGAAAAGCAAGCAACAACAAACAACGCTGATTTTCTGCGTCCGTCAGGCTGTAGGCAATGAAACTCGCCAAAATTTTGGCGATTTAGTCTGACGGGCTGCGTTCGCGGAAATTTCAGCAGCTGACGAATGTCTTGACGACGCTCGCTGCAAGTATTTCCGACGTCAGATCCGCCGTCGAGTCGTTGTGTTGTGCGTGAGGAAAATCGTGCGAGGCCCTTGTCGACGGAAGATCGCTGCGGCGCATTTTGACATCCTTTATGATCTTGCCGATTTTAACGAGTGGGTGTGTTGTTACGATCTAACGCTGCGGTGTCGCGAATCAGAGACACTCTTTGGGGTTTCAGAACGCATAGACAACAAACGTCACGGAAAGTTGAGGGTCCCCAAGAATCTAGCCCCCGGTTTTTGAACAAGCGGTCGCCCCAACCGCGAGAATATGACACGCATCAACACCAACGTTTCGTCGCTCGTTGCCCAAAATCGACTTCAATCAAGTAACCAAGATCTGAACTCTGCGTTGACACGATTGTCGACCGGATTGCGAATCAATAAAGGCAGCGATGATCCGGCCGGCTTGATCGCATCGGAAGCCCTTCGTTCCGAGATCACCAGCATTGGAAAGTCGGTCGCGAACACGCGACGCGCCAGCCAAATCATCAGTACGGCCGATAGTGCGCTAGGGCAGGTCAGCAACCTGCTGAATGATATCCGAGGGCTTGTCGTCGAAGCGGCAAGCGATGGTGCGTTAGCAAGCGACGAGATCGCCGCAAACCAATTGCAGCTCGATAGCTCACTTGAAGCAATCAATCGGATCGCACAAACAACGACGTTCCAAGGGCGAAAGCTGCTCGACGGATCGCTTGACTTTGTGACGCAAAATGGCGTCGGCAGCTCCAACCTAAAACAACTAAGCATCGATCAAGCCAGCCTTGGTTCGAACAGCAGCATCGATGTCGACATCAACGTGCAAGCGGCCGCAACGAAGGCCGAATTATCCGTGTCCGGTTTCTCTGCTGCTGTGACTGCCGCTCCAGCCTCGGCGACGATCACGTTCAACACACCGGTTCACGACGCCGGAAGTTCCGAAGCTTTCACCCTCACTCAAGACACCGCCGACGACGCGGCGAATGGGCTGACGTTCACAGTGGTGGAAGCGACTGGCCATGGCAGTTCGCCCACAGCGTCCGTCGACGCCAGCGGCAATATCACGCTTACGATTGACGACGGTCCTGGCGGAACAGATTTTGACGACATCGAGGCTGAGCTGAACACGCTTGCTGGCTTCAGTGTTACGCGAGAAACGGTCGGCTTTACCCCAAGCAATTTTTATCTAACGATCGAACCCGAGCCAATCGACGGGACCTTTGGCGGCGGCATCGTCGCCGACGATGGAGGGATTACAGCCGATGTGGTTTTCGAACTGCAAGGTTCAAGCGGCAGCGAAGTATTCAACATCAAGGCTGGCACGTCGTTGCAACAAGTCATCGACCAGATCAACCTGGTCACCGACGCAACGGGCGTATCAGCATCGGCTGACGGCGACGATTTGAAACTCAATAGCGAAACTTATGGCAGCGATTCATTGGTCGATCTGCGTGTTTTAGAGCAAGACGCCGGAGGCACTTTCACTTCGACACGCCAATCCGGTACCGACATCGTCGCGACTGCAAACGGCCGCTCAGCTAGCGGATCGGGCAACTCGATCTCGATCAACACTTCGACGCTGTCTTTGTCCGCATCGGTTGCCGCAGACTTTACTGGATCGGCACAGTTCACGATCAAGGGCGGCGGAGCCCAATTCCAACTCGGCCCTGATGTGGTTAGCAACCAACAGGCGAGAATCGGCATCAACAGCGTTTCGTCGGCTCGACTTGGTGGTGCCAGCGGCAAGCTGTACCAACTTGGCAGTGGCGAATCGGCTTCGCTGGCAAAAGATTCTTCGAAGGCCGCACAGATCGTCAACGAGGCGATTGCCCAAGTCAACGGACTTCGCGGTCGTCTGGGCGCATTCCAATCCACAACCTTGGATTCGAACCTAGTCAGCTTGAACGAAACGGCCGCCAACCTGCAGGAAGCAGAGTCATCGATCCGTGACGCCGACTTTGCTCAAGAATCAGCCAAACTGACACGTGCTCAGATCTTGGTCCAATCCGGCACCAACGTACTGTCGCTGGCTAACCAGAACCCACAAAACGTTCTCTCACTATTGCGATAAGACCGTCTGCACCGCATCCCGCAAGCGAACGATCGGTGACAAAGTTGATCCGCGTTTATGCCAATCGGTGCAGTCGCCGGGTGACCCATTCCATGGTCAACATCAATGCGATCAGCCACATCAGTACCGCATTTCGGCGGCGCGTGAAATCTACGTCCGGTGTGCCGGGCAGAATGGTGGTTTGCGGCTGAGGACGTAGCAGCGAAACCAGATTCGTTGCTATCGACGCATCCGTAACGTCATCGTTAATCGGCAAATATTTTCCGCCGGTCATCGATGCGAACTGTTCGAGTTCGGCGTCGTTACGCTTCGGACGTTCAAGTTCGATGGTTGGCAATCTTACTTGGACGCTTTGCCGCAGCACTTGTTCGTCCAGTGCATCGCCCAGTGTCAATCGAATTTCATAGCTTCCAGCTTCGCGAACGACGAAGCGACCGCCGTAGGTTCCAGCGCGAGGTTCACCCTTTAACGGTGTTAAACGAAGATCGTCGATCCGGCCACTTGGTGCCAACAATTTCGCCCGGACTTCCGGAACGTCAAGCGGCTCAAATTGCTTGTCCGACAACACCGCGCGGACGGCGATCGTGTCACCCACCATCGCTCGGGATGCATCCACCAACAAGATGCCACGGTTACTGTCACGAAGCAAACGTCCTTCGCTGACCCAGCGAATCAGCTTGGTGTAGAAGCTGTCGAAATATGCGTCGCTCTCGCCACGCAAACGCCACATCTCACCACTGCCTTGAAAAAAGATTCGCCCGGCACCGTAAAACTGAGACGCTTGGTAAACCGGCAGCGAACCGCCGATCTCGGTCGTTGGATCACTAAAGTAGCTGTAGACCTTTGCACCCGGTTT is part of the Rubripirellula reticaptiva genome and harbors:
- a CDS encoding flagellin N-terminal helical domain-containing protein yields the protein MTRINTNVSSLVAQNRLQSSNQDLNSALTRLSTGLRINKGSDDPAGLIASEALRSEITSIGKSVANTRRASQIISTADSALGQVSNLLNDIRGLVVEAASDGALASDEIAANQLQLDSSLEAINRIAQTTTFQGRKLLDGSLDFVTQNGVGSSNLKQLSIDQASLGSNSSIDVDINVQAAATKAELSVSGFSAAVTAAPASATITFNTPVHDAGSSEAFTLTQDTADDAANGLTFTVVEATGHGSSPTASVDASGNITLTIDDGPGGTDFDDIEAELNTLAGFSVTRETVGFTPSNFYLTIEPEPIDGTFGGGIVADDGGITADVVFELQGSSGSEVFNIKAGTSLQQVIDQINLVTDATGVSASADGDDLKLNSETYGSDSLVDLRVLEQDAGGTFTSTRQSGTDIVATANGRSASGSGNSISINTSTLSLSASVAADFTGSAQFTIKGGGAQFQLGPDVVSNQQARIGINSVSSARLGGASGKLYQLGSGESASLAKDSSKAAQIVNEAIAQVNGLRGRLGAFQSTTLDSNLVSLNETAANLQEAESSIRDADFAQESAKLTRAQILVQSGTNVLSLANQNPQNVLSLLR